Genomic segment of bacterium:
CCCCCCTGGTCCCTGCAGGAGGTCAGCTTCTCCATCCCGCCGGGCAAAACCGTCGCGCTGGTGGGGCCCTCAGGGAGTGGCAAGACCTCCATCGCGAAGCTCCTCCTCCGGTTCTATGACCCGGTATCGGGACGAGTCCTGATCGATAACCAGGACCTGCGCGAAGTGAAGCAGGGGTCGTTCCGGGAGCATCTGGCCTTCGTGCCGCAAGGGACACTTCTGTTTTCGGGCACCATCGCCAGCAACATTCGCTTTGGCAAGGAGTCCGCGACCGATGCCGAGGTGGAAGCGGCGGCGCGACAGGCCAATGCCCACGAATTCATCAGTCAGCTGGAGCAGGGGTACCTGACCCCAGTCGGCGAACGGGGGATCACCCTTTCTGGTGGTCAGGCCCAGCGGATCGCCATCGCCCGGGCCCTCCTGCGGGATCCGGCGATCCTGATCCTCGATGAAGCGACCAGTGCGCTGGACACCACATCCGAACAGGTCGTGCAGGAAGCCCTGACCCGGCTGATGACCGGCAGAACCACCCTGGTGATCGCGCACCGACTCTCTACCATTCAGGATGCCGACGAAATCCTGGTCCTCGACCGGGGACAGATCGTGCAGCGGGGAACGCACGCTGCCCTCCTCACTGAAGCCGGGATGTACCGCGAGTTGTATCGTCACGCTTCCATCACCTGACCTTCACCAACGAGCCACACCATGTCGCTGATCGGCTGCATCCCTGCAAGATTCGCCGCCACCCGCTTTCCGGGAAAGCCCCTGACCCTCCTGTGCGGAGCCCCCATGCTTGCCTGGGTTCTGCGCGGCTGCCAGGAGAGTCAACTGGTCTCCCGCTGGCTGGTGGCTACCGACGATGAACGCATTGCTTCAGCGGCCGAAGCCGCAGGCGTGGAAGCCGTCATGACCGACCCCGGACTCCCCTCCGGGACGGACAGGGTCTGCGCGGCCATACAGGGAACCGGGGCGACCCATGTCATCAACGTGCAGGGAGATGAGCCCCTCATCGATGGGAGCACGGTCGACCTGCTGGCCACGACGTTGCTGGAGCGGGGGTGTCCTCTGGCGACCCTGGCGCGACCACCGGAATCCGATGAGGACCCCGCAGACCCCAATCGTGTGAAAGTGGTCCGGGCCTCTGATGGAGCAGCCCTGTACTTCAGCCGGAGCCT
This window contains:
- the kdsB gene encoding 3-deoxy-manno-octulosonate cytidylyltransferase, whose translation is MSLIGCIPARFAATRFPGKPLTLLCGAPMLAWVLRGCQESQLVSRWLVATDDERIASAAEAAGVEAVMTDPGLPSGTDRVCAAIQGTGATHVINVQGDEPLIDGSTVDLLATTLLERGCPLATLARPPESDEDPADPNRVKVVRASDGAALYFSRSLIPYPRTAVPAAGPWIHVGLYGYERPALEQLVSLPPHPLEQCEGLEQLRALAAGMRIAVAEVRHKLLSVDSPDDVPSVEAALQVRYQI